Sequence from the Priestia megaterium genome:
ACTCCGATGAATGAATAGTAAGATTAAAACTTCCTTTTGAAAATAGGTCTACTCTTGTCCTCTTTCTCATAAGTTTTAGTAGAGGTTAGAGGAGGGACGAGAATGAAAGGAAGAATAGTAGGAATATTGCTCGTACTTTTCTTTGCATATACGACTACTGTACATGCAGCTGAAGGGCAGTGGGAAAAGCTTGATAACTTATCTGATCAAACGCTATCGCTTGTAGAGCAAAAGGAGTATAAAGCAGCCCAACATTTGTTCAGAAACTTTTCGAATGAATTTACCAGTCTCAATACAGCTTCTTTGGGCGTATCGGCCGAAGATATACGTATTTTAACTCTTTGTTATGAACAGGTAGAAAGGTCTCTTTTATCTTCTGATTCCAGTGATGAAGAACGTCTTCAAAAAGCTACTCAATTTCGATTATTAGTCGATGCGCTGCACAGCAAGCATCAGCCTATGTGGACTGAGCTCGAAGGCAGTATGCTAGCAACATTTAATGAGATGCGAAATGAAGCGGTAAAAGGAGAACAAGCGGCTTATGAAGCGCAGCTTAAGCAATTTTTGAAGGAATATGATATGATCTTACCGAGCGCGCAGGTAGACGTGTCGTCTGCCTACGTACAGCGTGTGAGCGCGGACGTTCACTTTTTACAAACTGAAGGAACGCTAAGTGAGATTAACGATGAGCAGTTTAACCAAATGGAACAAAACTTAAAAGATTTTTTTGAACAAGTAAAAGAAAATCGTACAGACCCGTCTTTTATTTGGGTTACAATTACCACCGGAAGTATTATTATTGCTACACTTTTTTATGTAGGAGCGCGAAAATATTTCGCTGACCAGAAAAGAAAGTCAGCTAGAGGGCGTAATGATTGACGTAAAAGCGCAGAATTGTCTAAAATAAAAGAGTAGTCAAACACATAATGAAAGGTGTGGGTAAATGAGCTTTTTGATTTATTTTCTCATTATTATCCTTGTGCCAATTTGGGCACAGTTTAAGGTGAGAAGTGCTTACAAAAAATATTCACAAGTAAGCAACTCATCAGGAATGACAGGTGCAGAAGTAGCAAGAAAAATTTTGGATGAAAACGGGTTGTACAACGTTCACGTAGAGCCTGTAGGCGGATTTTTATCGGATCACTACGACCCTCGTTCAAAAGTAATTCGTTTGTCAGAAGACAACTATTATGGAACGTCTGTTGCGGGCGCTGCCGTTGCGGCTCACGAAGTGGGACACGCGATTCAAGACAAAGAAAACTATTCGTTTTTACGTCTTCGCCACTCGCTTGTGCCGGTGGCAAGCCTTGGATCAAACGCTTCTTGGATTTTAATTATGATTGGAATTATCGCGTCGATTAAGCCGTTGCTATTGTTAGGTATTATCTTCATGGCAGCAGCGGTCGTATTCCAAGTTGTAACACTGCCTGTTGAATTTAACGCTTCAAGCCGAGCGATGACGCAAATCGTCTCAGTCGGAGCAATTCGAAATGACGAAGAGCGCGAGACGCGCAAAGTGCTTAACGCAGCGGCTTTAACATACGTAGCAGCCGCAGCAGTAGCAGTTCTTGAGTTGGTTCGTTTAATCATGATTTATACCGGAATGAATAACGACGACTAATAAAAAAATACCGCATTAGCGGTATTTTTTTATCTTTCAAGCGGTTTTTTATTTTCATCAAGGGTAAATCCTTCACCTAAGACATCATGAACATCGGTAACTGCAACGAATGCGTGTGGATCTACAGAAGTAATAACTTGCTTTAAACGGAAAATTTCATTTTTACTAACAACGCAGTATAGCACGTTGGTATCTTGCTTAGAAAAAGAACCTTGCCCTTTTAAAATCGTCACGCCTCGATCCATTTCTTTCATAATTTTATCCGATATGGCTTCGTTATGATTCGAAATGATGGTTGCTCCTTTGGCGGCATACGCACCGTCTTGCATAAAGTCAATAACCCGTGCAGCGACAAAGACTGCAACAAGCGTGTACATAGCTTCTCGGTAGGATAAATAAATGAGAGAGGCACTAATCACAATAAAGTCAAAAAGAAACATCGTTTTCCCCATATTCCACCCGATATATTTTTGAACAACACGTGCGATGATATCGACTCCTCCTGTTGTTCCTCCAAACCTGAAAATAATGCCAAGACCCACTCCAATAAAAACACCGGCAAAAAGAGCTGCTAGAGTCATATCATGACGCAGGGGCATATTCACCGGGAAGCGCTGGAATATCCATAAGAATAACGATAAGCTAACGACTCCGAGCATGGTATAAATAAATGCTGTTCTCCCTAATAGTTTCCACCCTACAAAAAACAAAGGAATATTTAACACTAAGTTAGAATAAGAGGGATCAATGTTAAATAAGAAAAATAAAAGCAGGGTAATGCCTGTGAATCCACCTTCAGCTAAATTGTTTTGCATGTTAAAATTAACAAGTCCAAACGCAAATATGGCAGCACCAAGCAGTATAAAAATAATATTTTTAAATCTGAGACCTTTCATACTTACAAACCTCCTATGACCGTTTTTGCACTACCTTATCATAAAGGAATATATTTCATTTCGTAAATAACTATCGAAAAGATTTTTGAAAATAGTAAAAAGTGATGATGTTTCTTCTAGTGCTATGTATTAGTAGTATCCTCAATTCGTAAAATATAGACAGATTTTTGAGAATTAAGGGAAACGTGAGGAATATTGTGAAAGAGCATCTCACAAAGGCTTGGTAAGAAGAAGTAATTACACTAAATAATTTGAAGTAAAGATGTTATAATAGTAAGCTGAGTGTACTTCTAAAAGAGGTGAAATAAAAAGATGTCAAAAAAAACGATGGAGCAAATGCAGCAAGAAGTTGATGCATATATTAGCCAATTTAAAGAAGGATATTTTAGTCCTCTTGCTATGCTTGCGCGAATGTCCGAAGAAGTGGGCGAATTATCGCGCGAAATTAACCACTATTATGGTGAAAAGCCAAAGAAAACGACTGAAGCAGAACGTACGGTCGAAGAAGAAATGGGCGACATTTTATTTGTATTAATTTGCTTTGCAAATTCATTAAATATTAATTTACAAGAAGCGCATGATCGCGTTATGAATAAATTTAATACGCGTGACAAAGATCGCTGGACGAAAAAAGAAGACTAAGGAGAGAAAAAGAATGGACAAAATTCGAATTGTACTTGCAGGACCAAGAGGTCGTATGGGAAAAGAAGCTGTATTATTAATAGAAGAAACAGAGCATTTTGAATTAGTAGCAGCGGTAGATCGTATCAATGAAGGAAAATACATAAGTGATATTGAAGGAATGCCAAATGTACAAGCGCCAATCTACACGGATATTGAAAAATGTTTTCAAGACGTTAAGGCAGATGTTTTAGTTGATTTGACAACACCTGAAATTGGGCGCGTTCATACTAAAACAGCCCTAACATATGGAGTAAGACCTGTTGTAGGAACAACTGGCTTTTCAGAAGAAGATTTAAAAGAATTAAAGCAGCTTGCTGAAGAGAAGGAACTTGGCTGTATCATTGCACCTAATTTTGCGATTGGCGCTATTTTAATGATGAAGTTTTCACAAATGGCAGCAAAATACTTTGATGATGTTGAGATTATTGAAATGCATCACGATCAAAAGTTAGATGCACCATCAGGAACAGGCTTAAAAACAGCGGAGCTTATCAGTGAAGTTCGTGAAGCAAAAAAACAGGGTCATCCTGATGAAAAAGAATTGCTAGAAGGGGCGCGCGGTGCAGATTATGAAGGAATCCGTCTACATAGCGTACGCCTGCCAGGACTGATTGCTCACCAAGAAGTGATGTTCGGAGGATTTGGACAAACATTAAAAATCCGTCATGATTCATACAACCGTGCTTCTTTTATGTCAGGTGTGAAGCTAGCTGTTGATACAGTTATGAACGTAGACACACTTGTATATGGATTAGAAAATATTATTGACTAAGGAGCGAGAAAAATGAAAATCGCCTTAATTGCACATGATAAAAAGAAAAATGATATGGTACAATTCACAACAGCCTATCAAGCGATTTTACAGGAACATTCGCTGTTCGCAACAGGAACAACAGGAACGCGTATTTCAGAAGCAACAGGTTTGAAGGTTCACCGCTTTCAATCGGGGCCGCTTGGAGGAGATCAGGAGATAGGAGCTTTAATTGCTCAAAATGAAATGGATATGGTTATTTTTTTCCGCGATCCGTTAACAGCTCAGCCTCATGAACCTGATATTTCAGCTCTGATGCGTCTATGTGACGTATATGCGGTTCCTCTTGCAACGAATATGGGAACAGCAGAGATTTTAATTCATGGACTTGAACGAGGCGATTTGCATTGGCGTTCAATTATAAAAAAATAGGGTGAAGATAATGAAAGAAACAATAGATATCCTTGCCTTTGGTGCTCATGCCGATGATGTAGAAATCGGCATGGGTGGAACCATTGCAAGAATGAGTGAACAAGGTTTGAAGGTAGTTATTTGCGATTTGACGCAAGCTGAACTTTCTTCAAATGGAACGGTTGGAATTCGAAAACAAGAAGCGTCCAAAGCTGCTGACGTCTTAGGTGTTCATGAGCGAATTCATCTGCATTTGCCAGACAGAGGTTTGTTTTTAAAGCCAGAGTATATAGCTGAAATTGCATCAGTCATTCGCACGTATCAACCAAGGATTATATTTGCTCCTTACTTTGAAGATCGTCATCCTGATCATGGAAATTGTGCAAAGCTTGTAGAAGAGGCCATGTTTTCAGCTGGCGTTAAAAATTATATCGATCATAAGAAGCAAAAAGCTCATCGTGCTGAGTCTCTTTATTTCTATATGATAAATGGATTTCATAAGCCAGATTTTATCGTAGATGTATCAAGCACGTTTCAAAAGAAAGTAGCTAGTCTAGAGGCTTATGAAAGTCAATTTATAAAAACAGCAGATACGTTTGATACGCCGCTGGTAAACGGATATATTGAAACAGTAGAGAGCAGAGAGCGATTATTTGGCAAAGAAGTCGGGGTAGCATACGGTGAAGGTTTTTTATCTAAAAAACCGATTTTGATGTACGACGATTTAGTAGGTGGAAAATAAATGAAGTTGAAAATTGGTATTACATGTTATGCTTCCGTTGGAGGTTCAGGAGTGGTAGCAACGGAGCTAGGGAAGCTGCTGGCTGAAAAAGGGCACGAAATTCATTTTATTTCCTCTAGCATGCCTTTTAGATTGACGAAAGTATATCCAAATATTTATTTTCACGAAGTAGATGTAAATCAGTACTCCGTCTTTAAATACCCTCCGTATGATCTCGCTTTATCCAGTAAAATGGCTGAAGTGGCTAAAAGAGAAAAGCTTGACATTATTCATACGCACTATGCAATCCCCCATGCCGTTTGCGGGATTTTAGCTAAACAAATGGTGGAGCACGAAGTGAAAATTGTGACGACTCTTCATGGGACAGATATTACGGTTCTAGGAGAGGATCCATCGTTAAAAGATTTAATTAAATTTGGGATTGAGAAATCAGATGCAGTGACGGCTGTATCTCAGTCACTTGTTGATCAAACTCACCATTTAATTAGTCCAGATAAAGAAATTGAAACGATGTATAATTTTATTGATGAACGAGTTTATCATAAAAAAGAAGTTCAGTATTTAAAAGCGGAGTATGGCATATTAGAAAATGAAAAAGTCGTTATTCATATTTCAAACTTTCGTCAAGTCAAACGAGTTACAGATATAGTCAAAACATTTACTATTATTAATAAAAAGCTTCAGTCTAAGCTGCTGCTTGTAGGAGACGGCCCTGAAATGACGGTAGTGTCTCAATTAGTAAGAGAGCTAAATCTTCAAGATTCTGTGTTATTTCTTGGGAAACAAGAAAATGTAGCAGAATTATATTCGATTAGCGATTTAAAACTGTTATTATCTGAAAAAGAAAGCTTTGGGCTTGTACTTTTAGAAGCTATGGCTTGTGGTGTTCCATGCATCGGAACAAATATAGGCGGAATTCCCGAAGTAATTGAACACGAAAAAACAGGATATATCTGCGAAGTGGGAGACGTCGAAGAGGCAGCGAGCAAAGCAATTCAGCTACTTGAAAATGAACAGCTGCATCACCAAATGAGGGAAGCGTCTCTAAGCGCAGTTAATCATAAATTTCATTCAACAGAGATTGTGAGTCAATATGAAAAACTTTATTATAAATTGGTACAGGGTTGAAGAATGGAGGAAGTTATGAAAGAACCGTTCATTCATCCGCTTTATATTATTGAAAAACTGGAGACAGCCGGTTACGAAGCGTATTTTGTTGGAGGAGCGGTCCGGGATCTCATTTTAAATCGGACGATTGGAGATATTGATATCGCTACGTCAGCTAGGCCTGAACAAGTGATGGAACTCTTTTCTAAGACGATTCATGTAGGAATCGAGCATGGTACGGTTGTGGTTGTCCATGAGAACGAGACTTATGAGGTAACCACTTTTCGTTCTGAGGGAGAATATGATGATTTTCGTCGTCCCTCGTCCGTTACGTTTATTTCGTCTCTGATAGAAGATTTGCAGCGTCGTGATTTTACAATCAATGCAATGGCTATGAATGCAAAGGGAGAAATTATTGATCCATTTAATGGAAGAGAAGATTTGCGAAACCAGTTAATTCGTACTGTCGGAAATGCTAAAGAACGCTTTCATGAAGATGCTCTTCGTATGATGAGAGCCGTTCGCTTTGTCAGTCAGCTGGCGTTTTCACTGTCTGATCAAACTAAAAGAGCCATTCAGCAATACGGTGAACTGCTGAGGCATGTTTCTATTGAACGCATTACAGTTGAATTCGAAAAAATGCTGAGCGGAAAGCGTCCGTCTTTAGCATTAGCACTTGTAGCAGATACGGAGCTGTATCGCTACTTGCCCCAACTGAATGTAGATCCGCAAAAATTCCGATCTGTTTGTGCACACGATTGGATGATGCTTCAGCGAGTATCGGAGTCATGGACACTTCTGGTACATCTACTCGACATTCAAGACAAGCAGGCATTTTTTAAAAGCTGGAAATTATCTAATAAGCAAATTAAAGATATTCAGCTTCAGTCTATTGGTCTTCGAGACGTTTTGGAAAATGGATGGTCAAAACGCATCATGTATACCATTGGAGAGCAGGCCAGCGTGAGCGTGAATCGTATTTTACAACTTCTTCGAAGCAATGAGTATATGAATGAACATGAGCTTCTTTACATCTATAGCGAGCTGCCTATTCATTCTTTAAAAGATTTAGATATAAATGGTCAAGATCTTTTAGTGTGGACAGGTAAAAAGGGTGGTCCATGGGTGTCTCAACTGTTAAAAGAAATTGAGGAGAAAGTTCTATACAATGAGTTAATGAACACGAAATCTTCAATAAGAAAGTGGGTGCAGTCTTGCAGTCAGATATAAGAAGAACGCTGCTTGAAATGTTTACGAACGCAGATGGGGACTATGTGTCCGGCCAAAAGATCAGCGATTTATTAGGCTGTTCAAGAACAGCTGTATGGAAGCATATCGAAGAGCTACGAAAAGACGGCTATGAACTTGAAGCTGTTCGTAAAAAAGGCTATCGTATTGTTGGGAAGCCGAACAAAGTAAGCAGCAACGAGCTTTTATTAGGGCTCCAAACAACAAAAATCGGTCAGTATATTCATTATGAGGAAAGCGTGCATTCTACTCAAAAAATTGCTCATCGAATTGCTCAAGAAGGAGCCAAAGAAGGAACGGTCGTAGTTGCTGAAGAGCAAACGGCAGGGAGAGGAAGACTTGATAGAGCGTGGTATTCCCCAAAATATACTGGTGCCTGGATGAGTATTATACTGCGTCCTTCTATCCCTCCGCAGCAGGCTCCTCAGCTGACTCTACTATCAGCAGTGGCTGTTGTACAGGCCATTCAAGAAGTGACGAACCTTTCTCCAGACATTAAATGGCCTAATGATGTTTTATTAAATGGGAAGAAGCTAGTTGGGATTTTAACAGAAATGCAGGCTGATTTTGACCGGATTCATTCGGTCATCATTGGAATCGGCATCAATGTGAATCAGCAGGAAACGGATTTTAATGAACAAATCAAACACATTGCCACATCTTTACGTATTGAAAAAGGTGAAGAAATTAATCGTGCGGCTTTGATGCAAGCGTTTTTCTTAAAGTTAGAAACCCTTTATGAAGAATACTTAAAAAATGGCTTTGGTTTAATTAAAGTTCTTTGGGAAACGTATGCGATCAGTATTGGAAAGCGAATTATAGCACGCACGATGACAGCCAACATTGAAGGCTTTGCAAAAGGTATAACAGATGAAGGCGTTTTATTGATTGAAGATGATGAAGGAGTTATACACCGAATTCATTCTGCAGATATTGAGCTCTCTGCTAAAAAATAGTAGAAAAATAAAGAAATTTTTATTATAATACGAGTATCAAGGTAGTATCGTAAGAACTTCACTTGATACTCGTTTGTTTATTTTTAATACGACAATAAATCTGCCTTGATCCATTAAGGACTAGGACAGAGGGATGACGCGTAGGTAAGCACATTAGGTAAAGTGTGCTTTTTATAGATGAAGTCTGTCAAAGTCCTTCTTCCTTTTATAGGTAGAAGGAC
This genomic interval carries:
- a CDS encoding sporulation protein YpjB, with product MKGRIVGILLVLFFAYTTTVHAAEGQWEKLDNLSDQTLSLVEQKEYKAAQHLFRNFSNEFTSLNTASLGVSAEDIRILTLCYEQVERSLLSSDSSDEERLQKATQFRLLVDALHSKHQPMWTELEGSMLATFNEMRNEAVKGEQAAYEAQLKQFLKEYDMILPSAQVDVSSAYVQRVSADVHFLQTEGTLSEINDEQFNQMEQNLKDFFEQVKENRTDPSFIWVTITTGSIIIATLFYVGARKYFADQKRKSARGRND
- a CDS encoding zinc metallopeptidase, yielding MSFLIYFLIIILVPIWAQFKVRSAYKKYSQVSNSSGMTGAEVARKILDENGLYNVHVEPVGGFLSDHYDPRSKVIRLSEDNYYGTSVAGAAVAAHEVGHAIQDKENYSFLRLRHSLVPVASLGSNASWILIMIGIIASIKPLLLLGIIFMAAAVVFQVVTLPVEFNASSRAMTQIVSVGAIRNDEERETRKVLNAAALTYVAAAAVAVLELVRLIMIYTGMNNDD
- a CDS encoding YitT family protein, which translates into the protein MKGLRFKNIIFILLGAAIFAFGLVNFNMQNNLAEGGFTGITLLLFFLFNIDPSYSNLVLNIPLFFVGWKLLGRTAFIYTMLGVVSLSLFLWIFQRFPVNMPLRHDMTLAALFAGVFIGVGLGIIFRFGGTTGGVDIIARVVQKYIGWNMGKTMFLFDFIVISASLIYLSYREAMYTLVAVFVAARVIDFMQDGAYAAKGATIISNHNEAISDKIMKEMDRGVTILKGQGSFSKQDTNVLYCVVSKNEIFRLKQVITSVDPHAFVAVTDVHDVLGEGFTLDENKKPLER
- a CDS encoding nucleotide pyrophosphohydrolase, whose product is MSKKTMEQMQQEVDAYISQFKEGYFSPLAMLARMSEEVGELSREINHYYGEKPKKTTEAERTVEEEMGDILFVLICFANSLNINLQEAHDRVMNKFNTRDKDRWTKKED
- the dapB gene encoding 4-hydroxy-tetrahydrodipicolinate reductase — encoded protein: MDKIRIVLAGPRGRMGKEAVLLIEETEHFELVAAVDRINEGKYISDIEGMPNVQAPIYTDIEKCFQDVKADVLVDLTTPEIGRVHTKTALTYGVRPVVGTTGFSEEDLKELKQLAEEKELGCIIAPNFAIGAILMMKFSQMAAKYFDDVEIIEMHHDQKLDAPSGTGLKTAELISEVREAKKQGHPDEKELLEGARGADYEGIRLHSVRLPGLIAHQEVMFGGFGQTLKIRHDSYNRASFMSGVKLAVDTVMNVDTLVYGLENIID
- the mgsA gene encoding methylglyoxal synthase — protein: MKIALIAHDKKKNDMVQFTTAYQAILQEHSLFATGTTGTRISEATGLKVHRFQSGPLGGDQEIGALIAQNEMDMVIFFRDPLTAQPHEPDISALMRLCDVYAVPLATNMGTAEILIHGLERGDLHWRSIIKK
- the bshB1 gene encoding bacillithiol biosynthesis deacetylase BshB1, which encodes MKETIDILAFGAHADDVEIGMGGTIARMSEQGLKVVICDLTQAELSSNGTVGIRKQEASKAADVLGVHERIHLHLPDRGLFLKPEYIAEIASVIRTYQPRIIFAPYFEDRHPDHGNCAKLVEEAMFSAGVKNYIDHKKQKAHRAESLYFYMINGFHKPDFIVDVSSTFQKKVASLEAYESQFIKTADTFDTPLVNGYIETVESRERLFGKEVGVAYGEGFLSKKPILMYDDLVGGK
- the bshA gene encoding N-acetyl-alpha-D-glucosaminyl L-malate synthase BshA, coding for MKLKIGITCYASVGGSGVVATELGKLLAEKGHEIHFISSSMPFRLTKVYPNIYFHEVDVNQYSVFKYPPYDLALSSKMAEVAKREKLDIIHTHYAIPHAVCGILAKQMVEHEVKIVTTLHGTDITVLGEDPSLKDLIKFGIEKSDAVTAVSQSLVDQTHHLISPDKEIETMYNFIDERVYHKKEVQYLKAEYGILENEKVVIHISNFRQVKRVTDIVKTFTIINKKLQSKLLLVGDGPEMTVVSQLVRELNLQDSVLFLGKQENVAELYSISDLKLLLSEKESFGLVLLEAMACGVPCIGTNIGGIPEVIEHEKTGYICEVGDVEEAASKAIQLLENEQLHHQMREASLSAVNHKFHSTEIVSQYEKLYYKLVQG
- a CDS encoding CCA tRNA nucleotidyltransferase, whose protein sequence is MKEPFIHPLYIIEKLETAGYEAYFVGGAVRDLILNRTIGDIDIATSARPEQVMELFSKTIHVGIEHGTVVVVHENETYEVTTFRSEGEYDDFRRPSSVTFISSLIEDLQRRDFTINAMAMNAKGEIIDPFNGREDLRNQLIRTVGNAKERFHEDALRMMRAVRFVSQLAFSLSDQTKRAIQQYGELLRHVSIERITVEFEKMLSGKRPSLALALVADTELYRYLPQLNVDPQKFRSVCAHDWMMLQRVSESWTLLVHLLDIQDKQAFFKSWKLSNKQIKDIQLQSIGLRDVLENGWSKRIMYTIGEQASVSVNRILQLLRSNEYMNEHELLYIYSELPIHSLKDLDINGQDLLVWTGKKGGPWVSQLLKEIEEKVLYNELMNTKSSIRKWVQSCSQI
- a CDS encoding bifunctional biotin--[acetyl-CoA-carboxylase] synthetase/biotin operon repressor, with protein sequence MQSDIRRTLLEMFTNADGDYVSGQKISDLLGCSRTAVWKHIEELRKDGYELEAVRKKGYRIVGKPNKVSSNELLLGLQTTKIGQYIHYEESVHSTQKIAHRIAQEGAKEGTVVVAEEQTAGRGRLDRAWYSPKYTGAWMSIILRPSIPPQQAPQLTLLSAVAVVQAIQEVTNLSPDIKWPNDVLLNGKKLVGILTEMQADFDRIHSVIIGIGINVNQQETDFNEQIKHIATSLRIEKGEEINRAALMQAFFLKLETLYEEYLKNGFGLIKVLWETYAISIGKRIIARTMTANIEGFAKGITDEGVLLIEDDEGVIHRIHSADIELSAKK